The Pelodiscus sinensis isolate JC-2024 chromosome 10, ASM4963464v1, whole genome shotgun sequence genome has a segment encoding these proteins:
- the AP1S3 gene encoding AP-1 complex subunit sigma-3 isoform X2 has translation MIRFILLFSRQGKLRLQKWYITLPDKERKKITREIVQIILARNQKMSSFVDWKDLKLVYKRYASLYFCCAIEDQDNELLTLEVVHRYVELLDRYFGNVCELDIIFNFEKAYFILDEFIMGGEIQETSKKSAVKAIEDSDMLQETMEEYMSKPAF, from the exons ATG ATACGATTTATTCTGCTGTTCAGCCGACAAGGGAAATTAAGACTTCAGAAGTGGTACATAACGTTACCTGACAAAGAGCGGAAGAAGATCACACGGGAAATTGTTCAGATTATTCTGGCTCGCAATCAAAAGATGAGCAGTTTTGTTGACTGGAAAGACCTAAAGCTTGTTTACAAAAG GTATGCTAGTTTGTATTTTTGTTGTGCAATAGAAGACCAGGATAATGAGCTTCTGACACTAGAAGTCGTTCATCGTTATGTAGAACTGCTGGACAGGTATTTTGGCAAT GTATGTGAACTGGATATTATCTTTAATTTTGAGAAGGCCTATTTTATTCTTGATGAGTTTATAATGGGTGGAGAAATACAAGAAACATCAAAGAAATCAGCAGTGAAAGCCATAGAAGATTCTGATATGTTACAAGAG
- the AP1S3 gene encoding AP-1 complex subunit sigma-3 isoform X1, with protein MATLTGPLGPFEETLEQWQIRFILLFSRQGKLRLQKWYITLPDKERKKITREIVQIILARNQKMSSFVDWKDLKLVYKRYASLYFCCAIEDQDNELLTLEVVHRYVELLDRYFGNVCELDIIFNFEKAYFILDEFIMGGEIQETSKKSAVKAIEDSDMLQETMEEYMSKPAF; from the exons atggctacacttacagggccactgggaccttttgaggagacttTAGAGCAATGGCAG ATACGATTTATTCTGCTGTTCAGCCGACAAGGGAAATTAAGACTTCAGAAGTGGTACATAACGTTACCTGACAAAGAGCGGAAGAAGATCACACGGGAAATTGTTCAGATTATTCTGGCTCGCAATCAAAAGATGAGCAGTTTTGTTGACTGGAAAGACCTAAAGCTTGTTTACAAAAG GTATGCTAGTTTGTATTTTTGTTGTGCAATAGAAGACCAGGATAATGAGCTTCTGACACTAGAAGTCGTTCATCGTTATGTAGAACTGCTGGACAGGTATTTTGGCAAT GTATGTGAACTGGATATTATCTTTAATTTTGAGAAGGCCTATTTTATTCTTGATGAGTTTATAATGGGTGGAGAAATACAAGAAACATCAAAGAAATCAGCAGTGAAAGCCATAGAAGATTCTGATATGTTACAAGAG